The proteins below come from a single Plantactinospora sp. KBS50 genomic window:
- a CDS encoding AMP-binding protein: MTTQDTAGGVDIAARIEAIWADVVGLDGPVERDQGFLSSGGHSLAAARLIARIRADLAVDLPMSVILRDDPTLIELAQAVTDRLAARAESAAGVPAAGGLAADGSAAGAAPAGGSAAAGSPAAGSPAGDGAHAAPDAVPLAPTLRRIWTWHRLHPDSPAYNVVRVLRLAGRVQPAALRAALADLAARHEALRCAVVEPRPGQPEVVLGTGTPVPLSVEVVRGEDGAAVEEALRRVADRPFPMDTAPLWRVGAVYAPALDRTFLVLAMHHIISDLRTTDIVLAELARAYAARAGGAAPQFAEAAPSLLAHLAHETAVVGTPRWNDDLAWWSGALAGARSAVPLPLSAGERDEQVFAATTHSLDLPAAESDALDEALRSRRLTPALLFLTAASSVLAAWSGQDGAEVVGLPSVRISRPEDERLVGFLLDTLPLPVAPDRTRAFLHAYGQLRDAYAGAADHASPAFDDVIDRLRLPRSTRSPLIRLWFSDLTQAVTPAAFGDLAAEEHDLPPSWALFDLGLYLWRTATGYRLHLVSPRGLCAPADTAALLRQIIATASRAAADPARPLGELLAAPAAGDASAPASAGTGPAAGTASADAVEPAAGDEPAGAESVVEAVRRYAAQRPTAVALADRLGTLDYGTLDALVDTAAAALPAGVAVAVPARRDRDFVVRLLACWRAGATAVLIDAEWPQRRRRRAFEVGGVTLAYPWTGDGPAEPTGAAERPIEPAGPGRPARATEPAGRPAGGPAHVLFTSGTTGDPLAVRVATPVADGGLADLAALIGMRPTDRVSMLSGAAHDPVLRDIGLALRAGATVCLPPPETFATPVRLADWLERERVTVLSSTPALLALVFGAEARSLPALRAVVCGGSPLSATTAELIRGCAPDATVVNGYGCTETPQIVVAHRITPDQPVPPTAQVPIGAPLPGRRVELRTADGRRCDVGQLGELWIAEPHIAAGYLGDDSVPRSAAGRFGTDPSGLRWLRTGDLARLDAAGRLHLAGRTDRQVLLNGHRVMLEELEEVTRGCAGITDAVAQVVGDLGRQAVRIWAQRAPGTTVGEEAVRAHLVATLPAGVVPARVIVVDRLDMSTTLKPVAPEQEPAPAGPEPALDTRLRELAESVLGQVLDPATNFFDAGFTSVSLLQMSAELSDMLDRPVEALSLFHHPNLRALSAYLFGAPTGRPAAVIRRPPRTGRTGRSVRSVRSGWPG, encoded by the coding sequence GTGACGACGCAGGACACGGCCGGCGGGGTCGACATCGCCGCGCGGATCGAGGCGATCTGGGCCGACGTGGTCGGGCTCGACGGACCGGTCGAGCGTGACCAGGGGTTCCTCTCCTCCGGCGGGCACTCGCTGGCCGCCGCCCGGCTGATCGCCCGGATCCGCGCCGACCTCGCCGTCGACCTGCCGATGTCGGTGATCCTGCGGGACGACCCGACCCTGATCGAACTCGCCCAGGCGGTCACCGACCGGCTGGCCGCCCGCGCGGAATCCGCGGCCGGCGTACCTGCGGCCGGCGGCCTCGCGGCCGACGGGTCCGCGGCGGGTGCGGCCCCGGCCGGCGGGTCCGCGGCGGCCGGGTCCCCGGCGGCCGGGTCCCCGGCCGGGGACGGCGCGCACGCCGCGCCGGACGCGGTGCCGCTCGCGCCGACCCTGCGACGCATCTGGACCTGGCACCGGCTGCACCCGGACTCGCCCGCGTACAACGTGGTGCGGGTGCTGCGGCTGGCCGGCCGGGTCCAGCCGGCCGCGCTGCGCGCCGCCCTCGCCGACCTGGCCGCGCGGCACGAGGCGCTGCGCTGCGCCGTGGTCGAACCGCGGCCCGGCCAGCCCGAGGTCGTCCTCGGCACCGGCACACCGGTGCCGCTCTCGGTCGAGGTGGTCCGCGGCGAGGACGGCGCGGCGGTGGAGGAGGCCCTGCGGCGGGTCGCCGACCGCCCGTTCCCGATGGACACCGCCCCGCTGTGGCGGGTCGGCGCGGTCTACGCCCCCGCGCTGGATCGCACGTTCCTCGTCCTGGCCATGCACCACATCATCTCCGACCTGCGGACCACCGACATCGTGCTGGCGGAGCTGGCCCGCGCCTACGCCGCCCGTGCCGGCGGCGCCGCACCGCAGTTCGCCGAGGCGGCGCCGAGCCTGCTCGCCCACCTCGCCCACGAGACCGCCGTTGTCGGCACGCCCCGCTGGAACGACGACCTGGCCTGGTGGTCCGGCGCGCTGGCCGGCGCCCGCTCGGCCGTGCCGCTGCCGCTGTCGGCCGGCGAGCGCGACGAACAGGTCTTCGCGGCCACCACGCACAGCCTCGACCTGCCGGCCGCCGAGTCGGACGCGCTCGACGAGGCGCTGCGGTCCCGACGACTCACCCCGGCGCTGCTCTTCCTCACCGCCGCCAGCTCGGTGCTGGCCGCGTGGAGCGGGCAGGACGGCGCCGAGGTGGTCGGCCTGCCGAGCGTACGGATCAGCCGGCCCGAGGACGAGCGGCTGGTCGGCTTCCTCCTGGACACCCTGCCGCTGCCGGTGGCGCCGGACCGCACCCGGGCCTTCCTGCACGCGTACGGGCAGTTGCGCGACGCGTACGCGGGCGCCGCCGACCACGCCTCACCGGCGTTCGACGACGTGATCGACCGGCTCCGGCTGCCGCGCAGCACCCGCAGCCCGCTGATCCGGCTGTGGTTCAGCGACCTCACCCAGGCGGTCACCCCGGCGGCCTTCGGTGACCTGGCCGCGGAGGAACACGACCTGCCGCCGAGCTGGGCGCTGTTCGACCTCGGGCTGTACCTGTGGCGCACGGCGACCGGCTACCGCCTGCATCTGGTCAGCCCGCGTGGCCTGTGCGCACCGGCGGACACGGCGGCGCTGCTGCGGCAGATCATCGCCACCGCGAGCCGGGCCGCCGCCGATCCGGCCCGGCCGCTCGGCGAACTGCTCGCGGCGCCGGCCGCCGGGGACGCGTCGGCACCGGCGTCCGCCGGGACCGGGCCGGCTGCCGGAACCGCGTCGGCCGACGCGGTCGAGCCGGCCGCCGGCGACGAGCCGGCCGGCGCGGAGTCCGTCGTGGAGGCCGTGCGGCGGTACGCCGCGCAGCGGCCCACGGCCGTGGCCCTGGCCGACCGGCTCGGCACGCTCGACTACGGCACGCTGGACGCGCTGGTGGACACGGCCGCCGCGGCGCTGCCGGCCGGCGTGGCGGTGGCGGTGCCGGCCCGGCGCGACCGTGACTTCGTGGTCCGCCTGCTGGCCTGCTGGCGCGCGGGCGCGACCGCGGTGCTCATCGACGCGGAGTGGCCGCAGCGGCGCCGGCGGCGGGCGTTCGAGGTCGGCGGCGTGACCCTGGCCTACCCGTGGACCGGGGACGGGCCGGCGGAACCCACCGGCGCGGCGGAGCGGCCGATCGAACCGGCCGGCCCGGGGCGGCCCGCCCGAGCCACCGAGCCGGCGGGGCGGCCGGCCGGCGGCCCGGCGCACGTGCTGTTCACCTCCGGCACCACCGGCGACCCGCTCGCGGTCCGGGTGGCCACCCCCGTCGCCGACGGCGGCCTCGCCGACCTGGCCGCCCTCATCGGGATGCGGCCCACCGACCGGGTGTCGATGCTCAGCGGCGCGGCGCACGACCCGGTGCTGCGCGACATCGGGCTCGCGCTGCGGGCCGGCGCCACCGTCTGCCTCCCGCCGCCGGAGACCTTCGCCACCCCGGTACGGCTGGCCGACTGGCTGGAGCGGGAGCGGGTGACCGTGCTCAGCTCGACACCGGCCCTGCTGGCGCTGGTGTTCGGCGCCGAGGCCCGGTCGCTGCCCGCGCTGCGGGCCGTGGTCTGCGGCGGATCCCCGCTCTCGGCGACCACCGCCGAGCTGATCCGCGGCTGCGCGCCGGACGCCACCGTGGTCAACGGGTACGGCTGCACCGAGACCCCGCAGATCGTGGTGGCGCATCGGATCACCCCGGACCAGCCGGTGCCGCCGACCGCCCAGGTGCCGATCGGGGCGCCGCTGCCGGGCCGGCGGGTGGAACTGCGCACCGCCGACGGGCGGCGCTGCGACGTCGGCCAGCTCGGCGAACTCTGGATCGCCGAGCCGCACATCGCGGCCGGCTACCTCGGCGACGACTCCGTACCGCGCTCGGCCGCCGGACGGTTCGGCACCGACCCGTCCGGGCTGCGCTGGCTGCGTACCGGTGATCTCGCCCGGCTCGACGCGGCCGGGCGGCTGCACCTGGCCGGCCGCACCGACCGCCAGGTGCTGCTCAACGGCCACCGGGTGATGCTTGAGGAACTGGAGGAGGTGACCCGGGGCTGCGCCGGGATCACCGACGCGGTCGCCCAGGTCGTCGGCGACCTGGGCCGGCAGGCCGTGCGGATCTGGGCGCAGCGCGCCCCGGGAACGACGGTCGGCGAGGAGGCGGTGCGGGCGCACCTGGTGGCCACCCTGCCGGCGGGCGTCGTACCGGCCCGGGTGATCGTGGTCGACCGGCTCGACATGAGCACCACCCTCAAACCCGTCGCGCCCGAACAGGAGCCGGCGCCGGCCGGTCCCGAACCGGCCCTGGACACCCGGCTGCGCGAGCTGGCCGAATCGGTGCTGGGACAGGTGCTGGACCCGGCCACGAACTTCTTCGACGCCGGCTTCACGTCCGTGTCGCTGCTGCAGATGAGCGCCGAGCTGAGCGACATGCTGGACCGTCCGGTGGAGGCGTTGAGCCTGTTCCACCATCCCAACCTGCGGGCGCTCAGCGCGTACCTGTTCGGTGCCCCGACGGGCAGGCCGGCCGCGGTGATCCGGCGTCCGCCGCGGACGGGTCGGACCGGACGGAGCGTTCGGAGCGTTCGGAGCGGCTGGCCCGGATGA
- a CDS encoding GNAT family N-acetyltransferase has product MRVELRSRLDDGLLDELRVPSTPVYSGELERIQLAQLGHGSTTYVVARDGQGRAAGLTPVYTTRPPWHPSTDPAALPPADAATLALAGSYGVYSNYLSIGASVPGAEAPRVAATLVEQARTLAREAGCGHVVFPYLDPTQAAWLAPYRAAAAAVSVREKAVLGIEWKTFDEYVSWLPTRRRTPVRRQRRRLAESGLVIRERPVAQVAGELAPLLAQTNQRYGQDADPQRIEFHYTLLGTHLRDDFVALVAYQDGRPVACSLLLACGNRWISKAWGCDYTRADHRFLYFNLVFYEPISRAVERGFALLDYGIGGLESKLERGCTVQELRTMLIASDGAASAGSGAAVPAGSDAAIGKGGHDG; this is encoded by the coding sequence ATGCGGGTGGAACTGCGGTCCAGGCTCGACGACGGGCTGCTCGACGAGCTGCGCGTGCCGTCGACGCCGGTCTACAGCGGCGAACTCGAACGGATCCAGCTCGCCCAGCTCGGCCACGGCAGCACGACGTACGTCGTCGCCCGCGACGGGCAGGGCCGCGCCGCCGGCCTGACCCCGGTCTACACCACGCGGCCGCCGTGGCACCCGTCCACCGACCCGGCCGCGCTCCCGCCCGCCGACGCCGCGACGCTCGCGCTGGCCGGCTCGTACGGCGTCTACTCGAACTACCTCAGCATCGGCGCGTCGGTGCCCGGCGCCGAGGCGCCGCGGGTGGCCGCCACCCTGGTCGAGCAGGCGCGCACGCTGGCCCGCGAGGCCGGCTGCGGGCACGTGGTGTTCCCCTACCTCGACCCGACCCAGGCGGCCTGGCTGGCGCCGTACCGGGCCGCGGCCGCCGCGGTCAGCGTGCGCGAGAAGGCGGTGCTGGGGATCGAATGGAAGACGTTCGACGAGTACGTCTCCTGGCTGCCGACCCGCCGGCGCACCCCGGTACGCCGGCAGCGCCGCCGGCTGGCCGAGAGCGGGCTGGTCATCCGGGAACGGCCGGTCGCGCAGGTGGCGGGGGAGCTGGCGCCGCTGCTGGCCCAGACCAACCAGCGGTACGGGCAGGACGCCGACCCGCAGCGGATCGAGTTCCACTACACCCTGCTCGGCACGCACCTGCGGGACGACTTCGTGGCGCTGGTCGCGTACCAGGACGGCCGCCCGGTGGCCTGCTCGCTGCTGCTGGCCTGCGGCAACCGGTGGATCTCGAAGGCGTGGGGGTGTGACTACACCCGCGCCGACCACCGGTTCCTCTACTTCAACCTGGTCTTCTACGAGCCGATCAGCCGGGCCGTCGAGCGCGGCTTCGCGCTGCTCGACTACGGCATCGGCGGACTGGAGTCCAAACTGGAGCGGGGCTGCACGGTGCAGGAGCTGCGCACGATGCTGATCGCCTCGGACGGTGCCGCATCCGCCGGTTCGGGCGCTGCCGTGCCCGCCGGTTCGGACGCTGCCATCGGGAAGGGCGGGCACGATGGGTGA
- a CDS encoding lantibiotic dehydratase, whose amino-acid sequence MGDHRTELDRGWTLWRLCALRSAGLPIELLDVLGDPLGDPHGDVPAGGDEAGGGLPGGGLPGGGLPGGGADAVRAARRAAFDAILADDRFRAALTWQNPEAVDTWAASHAAALKAGERPRVSGHRFGHRMAVLTRYAQRYCTKNDTIGFFGPVAWARLGGGSRGYTGAGGIRRAAAYVEVWAVQSIAARWSVDPELRAYVPIRIDPSCTVRDGSVLRPYRRPHPLTTDQARVVAALAAGVERVGDLPPGEPAAGAPASDEAAAGPRTTGEAAAGSRATADAVAGSRATADAVAALRAAGVVQVGFRVPIGSHPLDGLERQLAGLPDAPLRKDRLDRLARIRDACRAVSAAEDPERLRVALRDASRALDAAAGAPVRREDGFTVGGRTPLYLDCRRDLDATIDDDLLDELARPLGVLLDAARWLCGQVADAAEESLTRTYRRLAAGRTEVTLSDLYMAAADLLEPGGRAFADIVTDFQLRWAEIIGAGAGAGAGAGAAAGGDGPADVDPAYARRLADALFPAPRRTWAAARLHSPDVMLRRRPDGGLSWVLGELHVALNTLESRFFSAQADDATELVDAMAADMAPGRVVPLYPSSARDVSSRSYPPLSLDPPGHYRYVSFGSDDGHPEGVRGTPATAITVSERAGGLLATCDSDGWAAPVLECLGEHLSAVTVNLFKLRAPAAHRPRVSIGSVVVARESWRLPLTRLAEAAARDRDPAQLGLRGWLRDAGMPRHVFARVPGDPKPFYVDLASPSLVDNLARAARRAARTEPADAEVELVEMVPEPAELWLRLPDGTYTAELRLVAVDPEPARPASWDLAAPPA is encoded by the coding sequence ATGGGTGACCACCGGACGGAGCTGGATCGGGGCTGGACGCTCTGGCGGCTCTGCGCGCTGCGCTCGGCCGGCCTGCCGATCGAACTGCTCGACGTGCTCGGCGACCCGCTCGGCGACCCGCACGGCGACGTACCGGCGGGCGGCGACGAAGCGGGCGGTGGCCTGCCGGGCGGTGGCCTGCCGGGCGGTGGCCTGCCGGGTGGTGGCGCCGACGCGGTGCGCGCGGCGCGCCGGGCCGCGTTCGACGCCATCCTCGCCGACGACCGCTTCCGGGCCGCGCTGACCTGGCAGAACCCGGAGGCCGTGGACACCTGGGCGGCCAGCCACGCCGCCGCGCTGAAGGCGGGGGAGCGACCCCGGGTCAGCGGCCACCGGTTCGGGCACCGGATGGCCGTGCTCACCCGGTACGCGCAGCGCTACTGCACGAAGAACGACACGATCGGCTTCTTCGGGCCGGTGGCGTGGGCGAGGCTCGGCGGCGGTTCCCGCGGCTACACCGGGGCCGGTGGGATCCGCCGCGCCGCCGCGTACGTCGAGGTGTGGGCGGTGCAGTCGATCGCCGCGCGGTGGAGCGTCGACCCGGAACTGCGCGCGTACGTACCGATCCGGATCGACCCGTCCTGCACCGTCCGCGACGGCTCGGTGCTGCGCCCGTACCGGCGTCCCCACCCGCTCACCACCGACCAGGCGCGGGTGGTCGCGGCGCTGGCCGCCGGCGTCGAGCGGGTCGGCGACCTGCCGCCCGGCGAGCCCGCCGCCGGCGCGCCGGCGTCCGATGAGGCCGCGGCCGGCCCGCGAACGACCGGTGAGGCCGCGGCCGGCTCGCGGGCGACCGCTGACGCCGTGGCCGGCTCGCGGGCGACCGCTGACGCCGTGGCCGCGCTGCGCGCGGCCGGCGTCGTGCAGGTCGGATTCCGGGTGCCCATCGGCAGTCATCCGCTGGACGGGCTGGAACGGCAGCTCGCCGGGCTGCCGGACGCCCCGCTGCGCAAGGACCGGCTGGACCGGCTCGCGCGGATCCGCGACGCCTGCCGGGCGGTGTCGGCGGCCGAGGACCCCGAGCGGCTCCGGGTGGCGCTGCGCGACGCCTCCCGGGCGCTGGACGCGGCGGCCGGGGCGCCGGTACGCCGGGAGGACGGCTTCACGGTGGGCGGCCGTACGCCGCTCTACCTGGACTGCCGGCGCGACCTGGACGCCACGATCGACGACGACCTGCTGGATGAGCTGGCCCGGCCGCTCGGCGTGCTGCTGGACGCGGCGCGGTGGCTCTGCGGCCAGGTCGCCGACGCCGCGGAGGAGTCCCTCACCCGCACCTACCGGCGGCTCGCGGCCGGCCGGACCGAGGTCACCCTCTCCGACCTGTACATGGCCGCCGCCGACCTGCTCGAACCCGGCGGCCGGGCGTTCGCGGACATCGTGACCGACTTCCAGCTGCGCTGGGCCGAGATCATCGGTGCCGGTGCCGGTGCCGGTGCCGGTGCCGGTGCCGCCGCCGGCGGCGACGGTCCGGCCGACGTCGACCCGGCGTACGCCCGCCGGCTGGCCGACGCGCTGTTCCCGGCGCCGCGGCGGACCTGGGCGGCGGCCCGGCTGCACAGCCCGGACGTCATGCTGCGGCGCCGGCCCGACGGCGGGCTGTCCTGGGTGCTCGGTGAACTGCACGTCGCGCTCAACACGCTGGAGAGCCGGTTCTTCAGCGCGCAGGCCGACGACGCGACGGAACTGGTCGACGCGATGGCCGCCGACATGGCGCCCGGCCGGGTCGTGCCGCTGTACCCCAGCAGCGCGCGGGACGTCAGCTCGCGCAGCTACCCGCCGCTGTCGCTGGACCCGCCCGGCCACTACCGGTACGTCTCGTTCGGCTCCGACGACGGCCACCCCGAGGGGGTACGGGGCACCCCGGCCACCGCGATCACCGTGTCGGAGCGGGCCGGCGGCCTGCTGGCGACCTGCGACTCGGACGGCTGGGCGGCGCCGGTGCTCGAATGCCTCGGCGAACATCTGAGCGCGGTCACCGTCAACCTGTTCAAGCTGCGGGCACCGGCCGCCCACCGGCCACGGGTGTCGATCGGCTCGGTGGTGGTGGCCCGGGAAAGCTGGCGGCTGCCGCTGACCCGGCTCGCCGAGGCCGCCGCCCGGGATCGTGACCCCGCCCAGCTCGGGCTGCGCGGCTGGCTGCGCGACGCCGGCATGCCGCGGCACGTCTTCGCCCGCGTACCCGGGGATCCGAAGCCGTTCTACGTGGACCTGGCCTCGCCGTCGCTTGTGGACAACCTGGCCCGGGCGGCCCGGCGGGCCGCGCGCACCGAACCGGCGGACGCCGAGGTCGAACTGGTCGAGATGGTGCCCGAGCCGGCGGAGCTGTGGCTGCGGCTGCCCGACGGGACGTACACCGCGGAGCTGCGTCTGGTCGCCGTCGACCCGGAACCGGCCCGGCCGGCATCCTGGGACCTGGCGGCCCCGCCGGCCTGA
- a CDS encoding M23 family metallopeptidase, protein MHNGTDYSYSGILGYPVRAIAAGTVTGVSYSASGLGNNATITHADGWRSVYGHMREAPVVGVGAQVAAGQHVGNVGTTGHSTGPHLHLEIFQPNGQRTDPESVLTGAPYAGASGSPEILTKDGLMYLIWSTGGTGYLVTPNRVIGLRSMAHYNLFKRIINSNQAAAQPEIFNALEIDQINAYLNGNVPA, encoded by the coding sequence ATGCACAACGGCACGGACTACAGCTACTCGGGAATCCTCGGCTATCCGGTCCGCGCCATTGCCGCGGGCACCGTGACCGGCGTCTCGTACAGCGCGAGCGGGCTGGGCAACAACGCCACCATCACGCACGCCGACGGGTGGCGCAGCGTGTACGGGCACATGCGGGAGGCTCCCGTGGTCGGGGTCGGCGCGCAGGTCGCCGCCGGCCAGCACGTCGGCAACGTGGGAACCACCGGCCACTCCACCGGGCCGCACCTGCACCTGGAGATCTTCCAGCCGAACGGTCAGCGGACCGACCCCGAGTCGGTTCTCACCGGCGCCCCGTACGCCGGAGCGTCCGGATCTCCCGAGATTCTCACGAAGGATGGACTGATGTACCTCATCTGGAGCACCGGCGGCACCGGCTACCTGGTCACCCCCAACCGCGTCATCGGGCTGCGGTCGATGGCGCACTACAACCTGTTCAAGCGGATCATCAACTCGAACCAGGCCGCCGCCCAGCCCGAGATCTTCAACGCGCTGGAGATCGACCAGATCAACGCGTACCTGAACGGGAACGTACCCGCCTGA